CTGGGATTAATAAGAACTCTGGGTTTTATGACTTCATCAACATCATTACGATAGTTTTTTACTTCCTCGTCAACGCTATAGATTATCATACTTTTACCAATACCAATTTGAGGAGCGGCCAGCCCTGCACAATTTTCTGTAGCAAAGAATTTAGCCGTTAAAATATCCAAATCTTCTTTATCTTCAGCACTGAGAGGAAAAGTCAAAATTTTAGCAGGTACTCTTAAAACATGCGCAACAGGACTTTTATCTTCAACCACCACAAAAGACAACTTCTTAATCTGATTCTGGTTCATTGTTCCTTCTCTCAACCAATCCTTTATAAAGGGCTTCCATACGATCATTCACTGTTTCAGGCTTTGCAATCTCCACATCTTCTCTAAGAAGTTTCTTTGGAGCCGTTTCTGTTACTTCTCCCGT
The sequence above is drawn from the Candidatus Nucleicultrix amoebiphila FS5 genome and encodes:
- a CDS encoding peptide deformylase translates to MNQNQIKKLSFVVVEDKSPVAHVLRVPAKILTFPLSAEDKEDLDILTAKFFATENCAGLAAPQIGIGKSMIIYSVDEEVKNYRNDVDEVIKPRVLINPSYMPHLEKGKRIDWEACFSVSQQYGEVPRFIEIEYQGFDPEGNLIHGIAQGFHARLLQHEIGHLNGQLFIDLFEPGCRHGPFEEMRAIRMKELKERQK